A region from the SAR202 cluster bacterium genome encodes:
- a CDS encoding metal ABC transporter permease yields MEILQYDFMVRALIAGAIVGAMAPAIGIFLVLRRLSMIADSLSHVALAGVAVGLLLKTFPPIAALGATSVAAVTIEQLRARRMMPGDAALAIMLYTALALSVVIISLAGGFNVDLFSYLFGSVLTIDWADLWLVGALGALIIGFVVIFYSELAQTSFDNDLAITTGVPVNAVNLGLAILTGATITLSMRVVGVLLVGAMLVIPVIAGIRLAKGLRSAIALAMLIGVVSSVSGLIIAFYADLAAGGAVVLTSVVVLLVTVGASSGLARVRRTRALRGGAEEAVSATVSSAQR; encoded by the coding sequence ATGGAGATACTTCAGTACGACTTCATGGTCCGCGCGCTCATTGCCGGCGCAATCGTCGGGGCGATGGCGCCCGCCATCGGCATCTTCCTTGTCCTGCGCAGGCTCTCGATGATCGCGGACAGCCTTTCCCATGTTGCCCTGGCCGGCGTCGCGGTAGGGCTGCTTCTGAAGACCTTTCCGCCCATTGCGGCGCTAGGAGCGACCTCTGTGGCGGCTGTAACAATAGAGCAGCTCCGGGCGCGGCGCATGATGCCGGGAGACGCGGCCCTCGCCATTATGCTCTATACCGCCCTAGCGCTCTCGGTGGTCATCATAAGCCTCGCCGGCGGCTTCAACGTGGACCTTTTCAGTTACCTTTTCGGCAGCGTTTTGACGATTGACTGGGCGGACCTCTGGCTCGTTGGGGCACTCGGCGCCCTGATCATCGGCTTCGTTGTGATCTTCTATTCGGAGCTGGCGCAAACTTCCTTCGACAACGACCTTGCGATCACCACGGGCGTGCCGGTTAACGCGGTGAACCTGGGGCTGGCGATACTTACGGGCGCGACCATAACCCTCTCCATGAGGGTCGTGGGTGTGCTGCTTGTAGGGGCGATGCTGGTGATACCCGTTATCGCCGGCATCCGGCTGGCGAAAGGGCTACGGTCAGCCATCGCCCTGGCGATGCTGATCGGGGTTGTCAGCTCGGTTTCCGGGCTGATAATTGCCTTCTACGCGGACCTGGCGGCTGGCGGGGCGGTGGTGCTCACTTCCGTTGTCGTGCTCCTGGTCACTGTAGGCGCGTCCTCCGGCCTGGCCCGCGTGCGCCGCACCCGCGCGCTGCGCGGCGGGGCAGAAGAGGCGGTATCCGCCACCGTGAGCTCTGCCCAGCGCTAG
- a CDS encoding metal ABC transporter ATP-binding protein: MFNLSNGFSGPCLKLNGVWYGYGAVPVVEDVSFTVQRGEFMAVLGPNGSGKSTLLKLALGLVAPQCGSVELFGSPPSKLRAVGRVGYVPQKVDSLRSQFPSAVEEIVSQGLYRGFDPMGIFRRPGGPTVTEALETAGLTAIRSHRISSLSVGQQQRVLFARALVRDPEILVLDEPVAGIDAAGQERFYALLRRLNRDKGMSIVMVSHDIGAVMREATTVACINRTIVFHGDTHALTQKELGKLYGFSPDVLVHDALHEHR; this comes from the coding sequence GTGTTCAACCTGAGCAACGGATTTTCGGGACCATGCCTGAAGCTGAATGGCGTCTGGTACGGCTACGGGGCCGTGCCGGTGGTGGAAGACGTCTCATTCACGGTGCAGCGCGGGGAGTTCATGGCCGTGCTCGGCCCAAACGGCAGCGGGAAGTCCACGCTGCTGAAGCTGGCCCTTGGTCTTGTCGCCCCCCAGTGCGGGAGCGTGGAGCTGTTCGGCTCGCCGCCCAGCAAGCTCCGGGCCGTGGGCAGGGTAGGGTACGTTCCGCAGAAGGTAGACAGCCTCCGCTCCCAGTTCCCGTCCGCGGTTGAAGAGATCGTCTCGCAGGGGCTCTACAGGGGCTTTGATCCCATGGGAATCTTCAGGAGGCCTGGTGGCCCAACCGTCACTGAGGCCCTTGAGACGGCCGGGCTGACCGCGATCCGCAGCCACCGCATATCGTCCCTGTCGGTCGGCCAGCAGCAGCGCGTGCTCTTTGCCCGTGCCCTCGTCCGGGACCCTGAGATCCTTGTGCTCGACGAGCCCGTGGCCGGCATAGACGCCGCCGGGCAGGAGCGCTTCTACGCCCTCCTTCGGCGGCTCAACCGGGACAAGGGAATGAGCATCGTCATGGTCTCACACGACATCGGGGCAGTGATGCGCGAGGCCACCACCGTAGCCTGCATTAACCGCACCATCGTCTTCCACGGGGACACGCACGCACTGACGCAGAAAGAGCTTGGGAAGCTCTACGGCTTCTCGCCGGACGTCCTTGTGCACGACGCGCTGCACGAGCACAGGTAG